One window of the Ictidomys tridecemlineatus isolate mIctTri1 chromosome 11, mIctTri1.hap1, whole genome shotgun sequence genome contains the following:
- the Actrt2 gene encoding actin-related protein T2, producing the protein MFNPHILESPAVIFDNGSGLCKAGLSGEIGPRHVISSIVGHPKFKTPNPGANQKKYFVGEEALYKHETLHLRSPIERGLITGWDDMEKLWRHLFEWELGVKPSDQPVLMTEPSLNPRENREKMAEVMFESFSVPAFYLSDQAVLALYASACVTGLVVDSGDGVTCTVPIFEGYSLPHAVTKLYVAGRDVTELLTRLLLASGRTFPCLLDKALVDDIKEKLCYVALEPEKELCRRPEEVLREYKLPDGNVIYIGDQLYQAPEALFSPEQLGTQNPGLAKMASSSITKCDGDIQKTLFGEIVLSGGTTLFQGLDDRLLRELEQLASKGTPIKITAPPDRWFSTWIGASIVTSLSSFKQMWVTSADFKEFGTSVVQRRCF; encoded by the coding sequence ATGTTTAACCCACACATATTAGAGTCTCCAGCTGTTATTTTCGACAATGGATCTGGGCTCTGCAAAGCAGGGCTGTCAGGGGAGATCGGACCCCGCCACGTCATCAGCTCCATCGTGGGGCACCCCAAATTCAAGACGCCCAATCCGGGAGCCAACCAGAAGAAGTACTTTGTGGGGGAGGAGGCCCTGTACAAGCACGAGACCCTGCACCTGCGCTCGCCCATCGAGCGGGGCCTGATCACGGGCTGGGACGACATGGAGAAGCTCTGGAGGCACCTCTTCGAGTGGGAGCTGGGCGTGAAGCCCAGTGACCAGCCCGTGCTCATGACAGAGCCCTCCCTGAACCCCAGAGAGAATCGGGAGAAGATGGCCGAGGTGATGTTCGAGAGCTTCAGCGTGCCCGCCTTCTACCTGTCTGACCAGGCGGTGTTGGCGCTCTACGCCTCGGCCTGCGTCACGGGCCTCGTGGTGGACAGCGGGGATGGGGTCACCTGCACCGTGCCCATCTTTGAGGGCTACTCCCTGCCCCACGCGGTCACCAAGCTCTACGTAGCAGGCAGGGACGTCACGGAGCTCCTCACCCGGCTCCTCCTGGCCAGCGGGCGGACCTTCCCGTGCCTGCTGGACAAGGCCCTGGTGGATGACATCAAGGAGAAGCTGTGCTACGTGGCCCTGGAGCCTGAGAAGGAGCTCTGCCGGCGGCCAGAGGAGGTCCTGAGAGAGTACAAGCTGCCAGACGGGAATGTCATCTACATCGGGGACCAGCTGTACCAGGCCCCCGAGGCCTTGTTCTCCCCCGAGCAACTGGGCACCCAAAACCCGGGGCTGGCGAAGATGGCCTCCAGCAGCATCACCAAGTGTGACGGGGACATCCAGAAGACACTCTTTGGGGAGATTGTGCTGTCGGGAGGCACCACGCTCTTCCAGGGGCTGGACGACCGGCTGCTGCGGGAGCTGGAGCAGCTGGCCTCCAAAGGCACCCCCATCAAGATCACGGCCCCCCCCGACCGCTGGTTCTCCACCTGGATCGGGGCCTCCATCGTCACTTCCCTGAGCAGCTTCAAGCAGATGTGGGTCACCTCCGCGGACTTCAAGGAGTTTGGGACATCCGTGGTCCAGAGAAGATGCTTCTGA